The Punica granatum isolate Tunisia-2019 chromosome 4, ASM765513v2, whole genome shotgun sequence genome has a window encoding:
- the LOC116202276 gene encoding mitogen-activated protein kinase 10-like isoform X2, producing the protein MLICSLMKRLCQYPVAAQGVAPPFSHYIRCHVDLFTDESVFAYALLLLKGCEDKFVLSSSEMDFFSEYGDANRYKIQEVIGKGNYWVVCSAIDTHTGGKVAIKKIHDTFEHISDATRILREIKLLRLLRHPDIVEVKNITVPPSRRDFKDIYVIFELMESDLHQVIKANDGLTREHYQFFLYQLLRALKYIHTDCKLKIYDFGSARVAFSDTPTTIFWTDYAASRWYRAPELCRLFFSKYTPAVDIWSIGCIFAELLTGKPLFPGKNAVHQLDLMTDLLGTPSLDTISRVRNEKARRYLASMRKKQPVPFKKKFPNADPLALRLLEKLLAFDPKDRPTAEEALAHPYFEGLAKVEREPSCQPITEMEFKFERRGVRMEDIRELIFREILEYHPQLLMDYINGAE; encoded by the exons ATGCTGATTTGTTCACTGATGAAGCGTCTTTGCCAATACCCTGTTGCTGCTCAAGGGGTTGCTCCTCCATTTAGTCACTACATAAGATGCCATGTTGATTTGTTCACTGATGAAAGCGTCTTTGCGTATGCCCTATTGCTGCTCAAGGGGTGTGAAGACAAGTTTGTCTTG AGTTCCAGTGAGATGGACTTCTTCTCTGAATATGGCGATGCAAATAGATATAAGATTCAAGAAGTTATTGGCAAGGGAAATTACTGGGTTGTTTGCTCAGCCATCGACACTCATACTGGTGGAAAGGTAGCGATAAAGAAAATACACGATACCTTTGAGCACATCTCTGATGCCACCCGAATTCTCCGTGAAATAAAGCTGTTGAGACTTCTCCGGCACCCTGATATTGTTGAAGTTAAGAACATCACGGTACCACCGTCGAGAAGGGATTTTAAAGATAtttatgtcatttttgagCTCATGGAGTCAGATCTTCACCAAGTCATCAAAGCTAATGATGGCTTAACGAGAGAGCACTACCAGTTCTTTCTTTACCAACTACTTCGTGCTTTAAAGTATATCCATACAG ATTGTAAGCTCAAAATATACGATTTTGGCTCGGCTAGGGTTGCTTTCAGCGATACGCCCACCACAATTTTCTGGACT GACTATGCTGCCTCAAGATGGTATAGAGCTCCAGAGCTATGTCGATTGTTTTTCTCTAAG TATACCCCTGCAGTCGACATATGGAGTATAGGTTGCATCTTTGCTGAACTTCTAACGGGGAAGCCTCTCTTCCCTGGGAAAAATGCGGTTCATCAGCTTGACCTAATGACCGATCTTCTCGGAACACCATCTTTAGATACCATTTCACGG GTCCGAAATGAGAAGGCTAGGAGATACTTGGCTAGCATGAGGAAAAAGCAACCTGTTCCATTCAAGAAGAAGTTTCCAAATGCAGATCCTTTAGCTCTCCGACTGCTGGAAAAGCTCCTTGCTTTTGATCCCAAGGACCGGCCTACTGCTGAAGAG GCATTAGCTCATCCATACTTCGAGGGGCTAGCCAAAGTGGAGAGGGAACCGTCATGCCAGCCGATTACAGAAATGGAATTCAAGTTCGAGAGACGAGGAGTGAGGATGGAGGATATAAGAGAGCTGATCTTTCGAGAAATATTGgaatatcatcctcaactgcTGATGGACTACATCAACGGAGCCGAATAA
- the LOC116202276 gene encoding mitogen-activated protein kinase 10-like isoform X1: protein MLICSLMKRLCQYPVAAQGVAPPFSHYIRCHVDLFTDESVFAYALLLLKGCEDKFVLSSSEMDFFSEYGDANRYKIQEVIGKGNYWVVCSAIDTHTGGKVAIKKIHDTFEHISDATRILREIKLLRLLRHPDIVEVKNITVPPSRRDFKDIYVIFELMESDLHQVIKANDGLTREHYQFFLYQLLRALKYIHTANVYHRDLKPKNILANSDCKLKIYDFGSARVAFSDTPTTIFWTDYAASRWYRAPELCRLFFSKYTPAVDIWSIGCIFAELLTGKPLFPGKNAVHQLDLMTDLLGTPSLDTISRVRNEKARRYLASMRKKQPVPFKKKFPNADPLALRLLEKLLAFDPKDRPTAEEALAHPYFEGLAKVEREPSCQPITEMEFKFERRGVRMEDIRELIFREILEYHPQLLMDYINGAE, encoded by the exons ATGCTGATTTGTTCACTGATGAAGCGTCTTTGCCAATACCCTGTTGCTGCTCAAGGGGTTGCTCCTCCATTTAGTCACTACATAAGATGCCATGTTGATTTGTTCACTGATGAAAGCGTCTTTGCGTATGCCCTATTGCTGCTCAAGGGGTGTGAAGACAAGTTTGTCTTG AGTTCCAGTGAGATGGACTTCTTCTCTGAATATGGCGATGCAAATAGATATAAGATTCAAGAAGTTATTGGCAAGGGAAATTACTGGGTTGTTTGCTCAGCCATCGACACTCATACTGGTGGAAAGGTAGCGATAAAGAAAATACACGATACCTTTGAGCACATCTCTGATGCCACCCGAATTCTCCGTGAAATAAAGCTGTTGAGACTTCTCCGGCACCCTGATATTGTTGAAGTTAAGAACATCACGGTACCACCGTCGAGAAGGGATTTTAAAGATAtttatgtcatttttgagCTCATGGAGTCAGATCTTCACCAAGTCATCAAAGCTAATGATGGCTTAACGAGAGAGCACTACCAGTTCTTTCTTTACCAACTACTTCGTGCTTTAAAGTATATCCATACAG CAAACGTTTATCATCGAGATCTAAAACCGAAAAATATATTGGCAAATTCAGATTGTAAGCTCAAAATATACGATTTTGGCTCGGCTAGGGTTGCTTTCAGCGATACGCCCACCACAATTTTCTGGACT GACTATGCTGCCTCAAGATGGTATAGAGCTCCAGAGCTATGTCGATTGTTTTTCTCTAAG TATACCCCTGCAGTCGACATATGGAGTATAGGTTGCATCTTTGCTGAACTTCTAACGGGGAAGCCTCTCTTCCCTGGGAAAAATGCGGTTCATCAGCTTGACCTAATGACCGATCTTCTCGGAACACCATCTTTAGATACCATTTCACGG GTCCGAAATGAGAAGGCTAGGAGATACTTGGCTAGCATGAGGAAAAAGCAACCTGTTCCATTCAAGAAGAAGTTTCCAAATGCAGATCCTTTAGCTCTCCGACTGCTGGAAAAGCTCCTTGCTTTTGATCCCAAGGACCGGCCTACTGCTGAAGAG GCATTAGCTCATCCATACTTCGAGGGGCTAGCCAAAGTGGAGAGGGAACCGTCATGCCAGCCGATTACAGAAATGGAATTCAAGTTCGAGAGACGAGGAGTGAGGATGGAGGATATAAGAGAGCTGATCTTTCGAGAAATATTGgaatatcatcctcaactgcTGATGGACTACATCAACGGAGCCGAATAA
- the LOC116202276 gene encoding mitogen-activated protein kinase 10-like isoform X3, translated as MDFFSEYGDANRYKIQEVIGKGNYWVVCSAIDTHTGGKVAIKKIHDTFEHISDATRILREIKLLRLLRHPDIVEVKNITVPPSRRDFKDIYVIFELMESDLHQVIKANDGLTREHYQFFLYQLLRALKYIHTANVYHRDLKPKNILANSDCKLKIYDFGSARVAFSDTPTTIFWTDYAASRWYRAPELCRLFFSKYTPAVDIWSIGCIFAELLTGKPLFPGKNAVHQLDLMTDLLGTPSLDTISRVRNEKARRYLASMRKKQPVPFKKKFPNADPLALRLLEKLLAFDPKDRPTAEEALAHPYFEGLAKVEREPSCQPITEMEFKFERRGVRMEDIRELIFREILEYHPQLLMDYINGAE; from the exons ATGGACTTCTTCTCTGAATATGGCGATGCAAATAGATATAAGATTCAAGAAGTTATTGGCAAGGGAAATTACTGGGTTGTTTGCTCAGCCATCGACACTCATACTGGTGGAAAGGTAGCGATAAAGAAAATACACGATACCTTTGAGCACATCTCTGATGCCACCCGAATTCTCCGTGAAATAAAGCTGTTGAGACTTCTCCGGCACCCTGATATTGTTGAAGTTAAGAACATCACGGTACCACCGTCGAGAAGGGATTTTAAAGATAtttatgtcatttttgagCTCATGGAGTCAGATCTTCACCAAGTCATCAAAGCTAATGATGGCTTAACGAGAGAGCACTACCAGTTCTTTCTTTACCAACTACTTCGTGCTTTAAAGTATATCCATACAG CAAACGTTTATCATCGAGATCTAAAACCGAAAAATATATTGGCAAATTCAGATTGTAAGCTCAAAATATACGATTTTGGCTCGGCTAGGGTTGCTTTCAGCGATACGCCCACCACAATTTTCTGGACT GACTATGCTGCCTCAAGATGGTATAGAGCTCCAGAGCTATGTCGATTGTTTTTCTCTAAG TATACCCCTGCAGTCGACATATGGAGTATAGGTTGCATCTTTGCTGAACTTCTAACGGGGAAGCCTCTCTTCCCTGGGAAAAATGCGGTTCATCAGCTTGACCTAATGACCGATCTTCTCGGAACACCATCTTTAGATACCATTTCACGG GTCCGAAATGAGAAGGCTAGGAGATACTTGGCTAGCATGAGGAAAAAGCAACCTGTTCCATTCAAGAAGAAGTTTCCAAATGCAGATCCTTTAGCTCTCCGACTGCTGGAAAAGCTCCTTGCTTTTGATCCCAAGGACCGGCCTACTGCTGAAGAG GCATTAGCTCATCCATACTTCGAGGGGCTAGCCAAAGTGGAGAGGGAACCGTCATGCCAGCCGATTACAGAAATGGAATTCAAGTTCGAGAGACGAGGAGTGAGGATGGAGGATATAAGAGAGCTGATCTTTCGAGAAATATTGgaatatcatcctcaactgcTGATGGACTACATCAACGGAGCCGAATAA
- the LOC116206270 gene encoding uncharacterized protein LOC116206270 isoform X1, translated as MVLKYLTFIPDDPDFLNVRPGSPHPFFYLISSASSSPDVWSNCYGSCAASVASAHRRFLSTPVCEPTRVEEGAADEGRELASGRNSAGYPTYLAPRRVSEVGSLLSKVGGMTVGLIDTLGSFTFPASGSTKKGFKISVLAFEVASTISRAANLMESLSEESITHLTEVVLPSEGVQRLVSADMDELLKIAALDKMEELKVFLGEVVRFGNLSRDPQWHHLNRYFIKAASQLPNKQSKVGAETLIQQLMILVQNTAVLYYELYALDRLEQNYRCKIHEYDVSNSSHRGDRNSLSILRAETKARRKHVRSLKQKSLWSRTIEEVMEELVIIARFLHFEILRIFDLADCDLANDHQTNQRTLGSAGLALQYANVITHINAIVSQPSFVPPRSRDALYQALPHHVQSVLWRRLRPLHVPEGLTISEIKELMEEMLQWLVPMAAKTIKTHHSFARLGEWGNFVTSSNRKPADVIRIETLHHADIERTDLLILELIFWLHLLASRSRAQAYETRSPAHDVVRLYPTKLDSNSEARMQRPGTSRSLNFGNAGAPVIKSHHRLATSSSDSAVIETNNVFPGEGPSFPMINCDIDWIKVLDVIDGVDTMLNTEVACSFAPSSRR; from the exons ATGGTACTCAAATACCTCACCTTCATCCCCGACGACCCCGACTTCCTCAACGTTCGCCCTGGTTCTCCTCATCCCTTCTTCTATTTGATCTCATCTGCCTCGTCTTCTCCTGATGTGTGGAGCAACTGCTACGGCAGTTGCGCCGCCAGCGTCGCGTCCGCCCACCGCCGTTTCCTCTCGACTCCCGTTTGTGAGCCTACCAG agttgaagaaggagCAGCGGATGAAGGCCGAGAGCTAGCATCTGGTCGCAATTCTGCAGGATATCCGACCTATCTGGCGCCGAGGCGG GTTTCAGAAGTTGGCTCACTATTAAGCAAAGTTGGGGGAATGACAGTTGGACTTATAGACACACTTGGTAGTTTTACTTTCCCCGCATCAGGGTCAACCAAAAAAGGGTTTAAAATCTCTGTGTTGGCTTTCGAAGTGGCAAGTACAATTTCAAGAGCTGCCAATCTTATGGAATCCCTCTCGGAGGAAAGCATCACGCATCTGACAGAAGTCGTGCTTCCTTCAGAAGGTGTGCAACGTCTGGTATCCGCTGATATGGACGAACTTCTGAAAATTGCTGCTCTGGATAAGAT GGAAGAACTGAAAGTGTTCCTTGGTGAGGTTGTCCGGTTTGGAAATCTGTCCAGAGATCCTCAGTGGCACCATTTGAACCGCTATTTTATAAA AGCGGCTTCCCAACTGCCAAATAAGCAGTCAAAAGTAGGAGCTGAGACACTGATTCAGCAATTGATGATCCTGGTTCAGAATACTGCT GTGCTGTATTATGAGTTGTACGCCTTGGATAGACTTGAGCAAAATTATAGGTGCAAAATTCACGAGTATGATGTTTCAAATTCTAGTCACAGAG GAGACAGAAATAGCCTTTCAATCTTGAGAGCTGAGACGAAGGCCCGGAGGAAGCATGTCAGGAGTTTGAAGCAGAAATCCCTTTGGTCAAGGACCATCGAGGAG GTGATGGAGGAGCTTGTTATCATTGCTCGTTTTTTGCATTTTGAGATTCTCAGAATCTTTGATCTCGCTG ATTGTGATCTTGCTAATGATCATCAGACCAACCAGAGAACGTTGGGCTCTGCTGGTTTGGCTTTACAGTATGCAAATGTTATAACACATATCAATGCTATT GTTTCTCAGCCTAGTTTTGTCCCTCCAAGATCGAGAGATGCCTTGTACCAAGCACTACCACACCATGTTCAGTCAGTCCTTTGGCGACGACTACGCCCACTACATGTCCCAGAAGGG CTTACCATCTCAGAAATCAAAGAACTAATGGAGGAGATGTTGCAATGGCTCGTTCCAATGGCTGCTAAGACTATTAA AACTCATCATAGTTTTGCTCGGCTTGGAGAATGGGGAAATTTTGT GACCAGTTCAAACAGGAAACCAGCAGATGTGATCAGAATTGAGACGCTGCACCATGCAGATATCGAGAGGACCGATCTCCTCATACTCGAATTGATCTTTTGGCTTCATCTTCTGGCGAGCCGTTCTAGAGCACAGGCTTATGAAACCAGATCCCCAGCACATGACGTGGTCCGGTTATATCCAACTAAGCTCGATTCCAACTCCGAAGCAAGGATGCAAAGGCCGGGAACAAGCAGGAGCCTGAATTTTGGTAATGCTGGTGCTCCGGTCATCAAAAGCCATCATAGGCTTGCCACCAGCAGTAGCGATTCCGCAGTGATCGAGACTAACAATGTGTTTCCTGGTGAGGGGCCCTCGTTTCCTATGATCAACTGCGACATTGACTGGATCAAAGTGTTGGATGTTATCGATGGAGTGGATACGATGTTAAACACAGAAGTTGCCTGTTCCTTTGCCCCTTCTTCGAGACGTTGA
- the LOC116206270 gene encoding uncharacterized protein LOC116206270 isoform X2, with amino-acid sequence MTVGLIDTLGSFTFPASGSTKKGFKISVLAFEVASTISRAANLMESLSEESITHLTEVVLPSEGVQRLVSADMDELLKIAALDKMEELKVFLGEVVRFGNLSRDPQWHHLNRYFIKAASQLPNKQSKVGAETLIQQLMILVQNTAVLYYELYALDRLEQNYRCKIHEYDVSNSSHRGDRNSLSILRAETKARRKHVRSLKQKSLWSRTIEEVMEELVIIARFLHFEILRIFDLADCDLANDHQTNQRTLGSAGLALQYANVITHINAIVSQPSFVPPRSRDALYQALPHHVQSVLWRRLRPLHVPEGLTISEIKELMEEMLQWLVPMAAKTIKTHHSFARLGEWGNFVTSSNRKPADVIRIETLHHADIERTDLLILELIFWLHLLASRSRAQAYETRSPAHDVVRLYPTKLDSNSEARMQRPGTSRSLNFGNAGAPVIKSHHRLATSSSDSAVIETNNVFPGEGPSFPMINCDIDWIKVLDVIDGVDTMLNTEVACSFAPSSRR; translated from the exons ATGACAGTTGGACTTATAGACACACTTGGTAGTTTTACTTTCCCCGCATCAGGGTCAACCAAAAAAGGGTTTAAAATCTCTGTGTTGGCTTTCGAAGTGGCAAGTACAATTTCAAGAGCTGCCAATCTTATGGAATCCCTCTCGGAGGAAAGCATCACGCATCTGACAGAAGTCGTGCTTCCTTCAGAAGGTGTGCAACGTCTGGTATCCGCTGATATGGACGAACTTCTGAAAATTGCTGCTCTGGATAAGAT GGAAGAACTGAAAGTGTTCCTTGGTGAGGTTGTCCGGTTTGGAAATCTGTCCAGAGATCCTCAGTGGCACCATTTGAACCGCTATTTTATAAA AGCGGCTTCCCAACTGCCAAATAAGCAGTCAAAAGTAGGAGCTGAGACACTGATTCAGCAATTGATGATCCTGGTTCAGAATACTGCT GTGCTGTATTATGAGTTGTACGCCTTGGATAGACTTGAGCAAAATTATAGGTGCAAAATTCACGAGTATGATGTTTCAAATTCTAGTCACAGAG GAGACAGAAATAGCCTTTCAATCTTGAGAGCTGAGACGAAGGCCCGGAGGAAGCATGTCAGGAGTTTGAAGCAGAAATCCCTTTGGTCAAGGACCATCGAGGAG GTGATGGAGGAGCTTGTTATCATTGCTCGTTTTTTGCATTTTGAGATTCTCAGAATCTTTGATCTCGCTG ATTGTGATCTTGCTAATGATCATCAGACCAACCAGAGAACGTTGGGCTCTGCTGGTTTGGCTTTACAGTATGCAAATGTTATAACACATATCAATGCTATT GTTTCTCAGCCTAGTTTTGTCCCTCCAAGATCGAGAGATGCCTTGTACCAAGCACTACCACACCATGTTCAGTCAGTCCTTTGGCGACGACTACGCCCACTACATGTCCCAGAAGGG CTTACCATCTCAGAAATCAAAGAACTAATGGAGGAGATGTTGCAATGGCTCGTTCCAATGGCTGCTAAGACTATTAA AACTCATCATAGTTTTGCTCGGCTTGGAGAATGGGGAAATTTTGT GACCAGTTCAAACAGGAAACCAGCAGATGTGATCAGAATTGAGACGCTGCACCATGCAGATATCGAGAGGACCGATCTCCTCATACTCGAATTGATCTTTTGGCTTCATCTTCTGGCGAGCCGTTCTAGAGCACAGGCTTATGAAACCAGATCCCCAGCACATGACGTGGTCCGGTTATATCCAACTAAGCTCGATTCCAACTCCGAAGCAAGGATGCAAAGGCCGGGAACAAGCAGGAGCCTGAATTTTGGTAATGCTGGTGCTCCGGTCATCAAAAGCCATCATAGGCTTGCCACCAGCAGTAGCGATTCCGCAGTGATCGAGACTAACAATGTGTTTCCTGGTGAGGGGCCCTCGTTTCCTATGATCAACTGCGACATTGACTGGATCAAAGTGTTGGATGTTATCGATGGAGTGGATACGATGTTAAACACAGAAGTTGCCTGTTCCTTTGCCCCTTCTTCGAGACGTTGA